A stretch of the Planctomycetota bacterium genome encodes the following:
- a CDS encoding BtpA/SgcQ family protein → MQAPTASEPAWSPPGPLLGMVHVGPLSSAARAGPPLGDQVDAAVRDARTLADAGFDAVIVENMHDTPYVHGRQDPAVVASMTRLVGAVVEAAGVPAGVQILSGGNREAIAVAAATGANFVRCENFAYAHVADEGLLAQAEAGPLLRYRRRIGAESVAVLADVKKKHASHALTGDLTLADACRGTRFFGADAIVVTGSATGERTDPGDVRAAREAVDGPVLVGSGASPEDAAALLQHADALIVGSWVKVDGRWHNPVDAGRARRMVEAVRNS, encoded by the coding sequence ATGCAAGCCCCCACGGCATCCGAGCCTGCGTGGTCGCCGCCCGGCCCGCTCTTGGGCATGGTGCACGTCGGCCCGCTGTCCTCGGCGGCTCGGGCCGGCCCGCCGCTGGGCGACCAGGTCGACGCCGCCGTCCGCGACGCCCGGACGCTGGCCGACGCCGGCTTCGACGCGGTCATCGTCGAGAACATGCACGACACGCCCTATGTCCACGGCCGGCAGGATCCGGCGGTGGTGGCGTCCATGACGCGGCTGGTGGGGGCGGTGGTCGAGGCCGCCGGCGTGCCCGCGGGCGTGCAGATCCTCTCGGGGGGCAACCGGGAGGCGATCGCGGTGGCGGCCGCCACAGGTGCGAATTTTGTTCGGTGCGAGAACTTTGCCTACGCCCACGTCGCCGACGAGGGCCTGCTCGCCCAGGCCGAGGCCGGCCCGCTGCTGCGGTACCGCCGGCGGATCGGGGCAGAATCCGTCGCAGTGCTCGCCGACGTCAAGAAGAAGCACGCCTCGCACGCCCTGACCGGTGATCTGACGCTCGCCGACGCCTGCCGCGGCACGCGGTTCTTTGGGGCCGACGCGATCGTCGTCACCGGCTCGGCTACGGGCGAGCGGACCGATCCCGGGGACGTCCGCGCCGCCCGCGAGGCCGTCGATGGTCCCGTTCTGGTTGGGTCGGGCGCCTCGCCGGAGGACGCCGCCGCACTGCTCCAGCACGCCGACGCGCTGATCGTGGGCTCGTGGGTTAAGGTGGACGGCCGCTGGCACAACCCGGTGGACGCCGGCCGCGCACGCCGGATGGTGGAGGCGGTCCGCAACTCGTAG
- a CDS encoding NAD(P)H-dependent glycerol-3-phosphate dehydrogenase has product MIHAAILGSGQMGLVCSTLLASAEAPAAEGIAAADDVGRIALWGHDADAQHRLAQVRTSDLLDGFTLPERVGVALDDGAALAGTGLIVCAIPVQHIRAVFERLADRVEPGAAVVSVAKGIEAGTLLRPTEVIAEAIGGDRPLATLSGPTIAAELARGLPATMVAASEDAAFAARVQQWFAARYLRVYTNEDLVGVELAGAIKNVIAIAAGILDGLQAGFNAKSALLARGLAEITRLGNAMGARTETFFGVAGVGDLTTTCFSPEGRNRACGEALGKGRTLEQHLAATRHVVEGVHTTSGVVELAQRHGVEMPICEAVNAVLFDGLDPVDAIGMLMSRTPKEERL; this is encoded by the coding sequence ATGATCCACGCCGCGATCCTCGGCAGCGGGCAGATGGGGCTGGTCTGCTCGACGTTGCTCGCCAGTGCCGAGGCACCCGCGGCCGAGGGCATCGCCGCCGCAGACGACGTGGGCCGCATCGCGCTGTGGGGCCACGATGCCGACGCCCAGCACCGCCTCGCCCAGGTCCGCACGAGCGACCTGCTGGACGGATTCACGCTGCCCGAGCGGGTGGGTGTCGCGCTGGACGACGGGGCCGCCCTCGCCGGCACCGGGCTGATCGTCTGCGCCATCCCCGTGCAGCACATCCGCGCCGTGTTCGAGCGCCTGGCGGACCGGGTCGAGCCGGGCGCGGCGGTGGTCTCGGTGGCCAAGGGCATCGAGGCGGGCACGCTGCTGCGGCCCACCGAGGTCATCGCCGAAGCCATCGGCGGCGATCGCCCGCTGGCGACGCTGAGCGGCCCGACGATCGCGGCCGAACTCGCCCGGGGGCTGCCCGCCACGATGGTCGCCGCCAGCGAGGACGCCGCCTTCGCCGCCCGCGTGCAGCAGTGGTTCGCGGCCCGCTACCTCCGCGTGTACACCAACGAGGACCTCGTCGGCGTCGAGCTCGCCGGCGCGATCAAGAACGTGATCGCCATCGCGGCGGGCATCCTCGACGGGCTGCAGGCCGGTTTCAACGCCAAGAGTGCGCTGCTCGCGCGCGGCCTCGCGGAGATCACCCGCCTGGGCAACGCCATGGGCGCCCGCACCGAGACCTTCTTCGGCGTCGCGGGCGTGGGCGACCTGACCACCACCTGCTTCAGCCCCGAGGGCCGCAACCGCGCCTGCGGCGAGGCGCTGGGCAAGGGCCGCACCCTCGAGCAGCACCTAGCGGCGACCAGGCACGTCGTCGAGGGTGTGCATACCACCAGCGGCGTGGTCGAGCTCGCGCAGCGGCACGGCGTGGAGATGCCCATCTGCGAGGCCGTCAACGCCGTGCTCTTCGACGGCCTCGACCCCGTCGACGCCATCGGCATGCTCATGAGCCGCACGCCCAAGGAAGAGCGGCTCTAG
- a CDS encoding cation-translocating P-type ATPase, which translates to MSTAASPSTVEHAADPELMSAEDRQDARIEKKLVVFLVGAVILICSILAKITDTASAEIANVLAGVAAIVLGGWLLGPAWRELKKGEIGSRCLVVVAVGGALALGRYFEAGLLAFILNISNEIVERTASGARRAIESLIGLTPDVARVVDADGSEREMGVAEVQLGQIVRVRPGENLPVDGRIVRGESEVNQASLTGEAIPVSVQAGSDVYAGTTNLSGMLDLEVTQVGEDTTIGKVTQLIREAESTKTQRQQIIEQVSRFFVPIAIGVAFVVFLLSANDPTRREEAEIAALTVLVVSVPAALLLASPTAMVAAFGAAARLGILVKSTAFLEAAAGVNTIIMDKTGTITTGTFEVTKLVPAEGVEGADLLKAAATAEQNSNHPLAQSIARTAERARVQGETPESFEELHGKGVLARTKSGDLHVGRSSWLKDVAPGQTSAIEAVEAKIEGITGVHVMRDGRYLGVVGLEDRVRKNTKSVLQRLRELGARHIAIFTGDRLSVAKRVGVAVGVDAIEAECLPEEKYELVRDLVDRGYRVMMVGDGINDGPSLAEADVGVAMGLSGSDIAANSAGVALMNDDLSRIPFFIELARKTKAIILQNIVASILFVIGGLIIASTGSFNLAVAGLYQILPVLFVMFNSFRLFRFGETFAAIEGESEQAGPKRREASMRGLATA; encoded by the coding sequence ATGTCCACCGCCGCCTCGCCCTCGACCGTCGAGCACGCCGCCGACCCCGAGTTGATGTCCGCCGAGGATCGGCAGGACGCCCGGATCGAGAAGAAGCTGGTCGTGTTCCTGGTGGGCGCGGTGATCCTGATCTGCTCGATCCTGGCGAAGATCACCGACACGGCGTCGGCCGAGATCGCCAACGTGCTGGCGGGCGTCGCCGCCATCGTGCTGGGCGGCTGGCTGCTGGGACCGGCCTGGCGGGAGCTCAAGAAGGGCGAGATCGGCTCGCGGTGCCTCGTGGTGGTCGCCGTCGGCGGCGCGCTCGCGCTGGGCCGCTACTTCGAGGCCGGCCTGCTGGCGTTCATCCTGAACATCTCCAACGAGATCGTCGAGCGGACCGCCAGCGGCGCCCGCCGGGCGATCGAATCGCTCATCGGGCTGACGCCCGACGTCGCCCGCGTGGTCGACGCCGACGGCAGCGAGCGGGAGATGGGCGTGGCCGAGGTCCAGTTGGGCCAGATCGTCCGCGTCCGTCCCGGCGAGAACCTGCCGGTGGACGGCCGGATCGTCCGCGGCGAGAGCGAGGTCAACCAGGCGTCGCTGACCGGCGAGGCCATCCCCGTGTCGGTGCAGGCCGGCAGCGACGTCTACGCCGGCACGACCAACCTCTCGGGCATGCTCGATCTGGAGGTCACGCAAGTCGGCGAGGACACCACCATCGGCAAGGTGACCCAGCTCATCCGCGAGGCCGAGAGCACAAAGACCCAGCGGCAGCAGATCATCGAGCAGGTCAGCCGCTTCTTCGTGCCCATCGCCATCGGCGTGGCCTTCGTCGTGTTCCTGCTGAGCGCCAACGACCCCACGCGGCGCGAGGAGGCCGAGATCGCCGCGCTCACGGTGCTGGTGGTGTCGGTGCCCGCCGCCCTGCTGCTGGCCAGCCCGACGGCGATGGTGGCGGCCTTCGGCGCCGCGGCGCGGCTGGGCATCCTCGTCAAGAGCACGGCCTTCCTCGAGGCCGCCGCCGGCGTCAACACGATCATCATGGACAAGACCGGCACGATCACCACCGGCACCTTCGAGGTCACCAAGCTCGTGCCCGCCGAGGGCGTCGAGGGCGCCGACCTGCTCAAGGCGGCGGCGACGGCCGAACAGAACTCCAACCACCCGCTGGCCCAGTCCATCGCGCGCACGGCCGAGCGGGCCCGCGTGCAGGGCGAGACGCCCGAGTCCTTCGAGGAATTGCACGGCAAGGGCGTGCTGGCCAGGACCAAGTCCGGCGACCTGCACGTGGGCCGCAGCAGCTGGCTCAAGGACGTGGCGCCGGGCCAGACGTCCGCCATCGAAGCCGTCGAGGCCAAGATCGAGGGCATCACCGGCGTCCACGTCATGCGCGACGGCCGCTACCTGGGCGTCGTCGGCCTGGAGGACCGCGTCCGCAAGAACACCAAGAGCGTGCTGCAGCGGCTGCGCGAACTCGGGGCCCGGCACATCGCGATCTTCACCGGCGATCGCCTGAGCGTCGCCAAGCGGGTGGGCGTAGCCGTGGGCGTCGACGCCATCGAGGCCGAGTGCCTCCCCGAGGAGAAGTACGAACTGGTCCGCGACCTGGTCGATCGCGGCTACCGCGTCATGATGGTTGGCGACGGCATCAACGACGGGCCCTCGCTGGCCGAGGCCGACGTCGGCGTCGCCATGGGCCTGAGCGGCTCGGACATCGCGGCCAACTCGGCGGGCGTCGCACTCATGAACGACGACCTCAGCCGCATCCCCTTCTTCATCGAGCTGGCCCGCAAGACCAAGGCGATCATCCTGCAGAACATCGTCGCGTCGATCCTCTTCGTGATCGGCGGACTCATCATCGCGTCCACGGGCAGCTTCAACCTCGCCGTCGCGGGGCTCTACCAGATCCTGCCGGTGCTCTTCGTGATGTTCAACAGCTTCCGGCTGTTCCGCTTCGGCGAGACCTTCGCCGCCATCGAGGGCGAGAGCGAGCAGGCCGGCCCGAAGCGCCGCGAGGCCTCGATGCGCGGGCTGGCCACGGCGTAG
- the rfbD gene encoding dTDP-4-dehydrorhamnose reductase produces the protein MSEPAGQSIAVLGSGGMLGRAVVAELVERGLEHAAIARSDVDLADPASIAGVPACDVLINCAAWTDVDGAEAHEAEATRVNGHAIAQLLGSDRVGTLVTFGTDYVFDGRGESPYPVDHPRNPINAYGRSKAVGEGALEAADASRWLHVRTSWLYASWGKNFVLTMRTLMFDREELKVVDDQRGRPTSAEHLARCAIDLALRGARGHWHATDGGECSWYEFAREIKRLTGAPSAITPCTSDEFPRPAKRPAYSVLDIKQTEAELGPMPHWTDNLAAVLSRLPGVPAHA, from the coding sequence ATGAGCGAGCCGGCCGGCCAGTCGATCGCCGTGCTCGGCAGCGGCGGCATGCTCGGCCGCGCGGTGGTCGCCGAACTGGTAGAGCGCGGTCTGGAGCACGCCGCGATCGCCCGGAGCGACGTGGACCTTGCCGATCCCGCGAGCATCGCCGGCGTGCCCGCGTGCGACGTGCTCATCAACTGTGCGGCGTGGACCGATGTCGATGGCGCCGAAGCGCACGAAGCAGAGGCTACCCGGGTCAACGGGCACGCCATCGCGCAGCTGCTGGGCAGCGATCGCGTCGGCACGCTCGTGACCTTCGGCACCGATTACGTGTTCGATGGCCGGGGCGAGTCGCCCTACCCGGTGGACCATCCGCGGAACCCGATCAACGCATATGGCCGCTCGAAGGCCGTCGGCGAGGGAGCCCTGGAGGCCGCCGACGCGAGCCGCTGGCTCCACGTCCGCACGAGCTGGTTGTACGCGTCGTGGGGCAAGAACTTCGTGCTCACCATGCGCACGCTGATGTTCGATCGCGAAGAGCTCAAGGTCGTCGACGACCAACGCGGTCGGCCGACGTCGGCCGAGCATCTTGCTCGGTGCGCGATCGACCTGGCGCTCCGTGGTGCGCGCGGCCACTGGCACGCCACCGATGGCGGCGAGTGCAGCTGGTACGAGTTCGCCCGCGAGATCAAGCGGCTGACCGGTGCGCCCTCGGCCATCACGCCCTGCACCAGCGACGAGTTTCCGCGGCCGGCGAAGCGGCCGGCGTACAGCGTGCTGGACATCAAGCAGACCGAGGCCGAACTGGGCCCCATGCCGCACTGGACCGACAACCTCGCCGCCGTGCTGAGCCGGCTGCCCGGAGTGCCCGCCCATGCCTGA
- a CDS encoding sugar phosphate nucleotidyltransferase → MKGVILAGGLGTRLRPLTLVTNKHLLPVYDRPMIHYPIQCLTNAGINEVLIVTGGEHAGDFLKLLKNGQDLGVKRLAYAYQEGEGGIADALRLARDFADGEKICVVLGDNLIEGNIKKAAGEFFTQKSGAKVLLKTVDDPQRFGVVRFEGEGADRRIAEIIEKPSDPPSNHAVTGIYFYDADVFDMCDGLEPSARGELEITDVNNYYLNRGDLTYDVLEGWWTDAGTFDSLRRATNYVAEGGANHAELATHAGATA, encoded by the coding sequence ATGAAGGGCGTTATTCTGGCCGGCGGGCTGGGCACGCGGCTTCGGCCGCTCACCCTGGTCACCAACAAGCACCTGCTGCCGGTCTACGACCGGCCGATGATCCACTACCCAATCCAGTGCCTGACGAACGCGGGCATCAACGAAGTGCTCATCGTCACCGGCGGCGAGCACGCGGGCGACTTCCTCAAGCTGCTCAAGAATGGCCAGGACCTCGGCGTTAAGCGGCTGGCCTACGCCTACCAGGAGGGCGAGGGCGGCATCGCCGATGCACTGCGGCTGGCCCGCGACTTCGCCGACGGCGAGAAGATCTGCGTCGTGCTGGGCGACAACCTGATCGAGGGCAACATCAAGAAGGCTGCCGGCGAGTTCTTCACGCAGAAGAGCGGCGCCAAGGTGCTGCTCAAGACGGTGGACGATCCGCAGCGCTTCGGCGTGGTCCGCTTCGAGGGCGAGGGCGCCGATCGGCGGATCGCGGAGATCATCGAGAAGCCGAGCGACCCGCCGAGCAACCACGCCGTCACGGGCATCTATTTCTACGACGCGGACGTGTTCGACATGTGCGACGGGCTGGAGCCCAGCGCGCGGGGCGAGCTCGAGATCACCGACGTCAACAACTACTACCTCAATCGCGGCGACCTGACCTACGACGTGCTCGAGGGCTGGTGGACCGACGCGGGCACCTTCGACAGCCTCCGCCGCGCGACCAACTACGTGGCCGAGGGCGGCGCCAACCACGCCGAGCTGGCCACGCACGCGGGAGCGACGGCATGA
- a CDS encoding ComEC/Rec2 family competence protein, translating into MDLPHSDELPRVDTRPRTRAAWTLAACIAGILASSAWPSFIGSATPEALFGAVVCLAGLGLLGGRRTAAAALLAAALMLTAGRATLEHHPPRDHVLHHAAALPIDDAGRQRALVGLTARVRSAPADPDAATPSWERGVFAGDRTAIEVEAEAIDLGDGWTTASGGVRLRVDDAVDAAPNWLTPGSRLEVVGWLHAPVGPRNPGDRESWRIDAATLHTDDWELLAEASGGTWWARARGWLARVRWRVQSGGRSLLGVRADDADPASGLLAALVLGQRDAGFEEAYRPFRRVGLAHLLAISGLHLAILAGAAAWLLRTFVPGWRVHAAGVAVAVGLLLVLVPARTPIVRAGIMVLALLAARALGRRHDPLAVLAWTATAILLFDPPQLFDLGFQLSFGLVAALIALAPRAHATLFGERSPVRGVLHAPAPLWRSGVRVAAGSVARLASATALCWLLSAPAIALHTGLLSPWTVPATIVATPMIAVLLVASYAAIAIAAVAPPVAGALRLPLLALADACNAVVGWFDALPASAVALPRISTALAITATGTAIVVVVRGRRVRWNHGLAVLLVAAWAWTELARPFEQAGQLDVHTLAVGDGTAHLLSSDGEDVLWDCGSIGGGAGATTVRAVRALGLGRVDAAVLTHANLDHANGLPRAMRELGIATLFTTPQAAEHTRRGGAMDDIFDELAELGVQIRTVAAGDRFQVGSATATVLWPPVDARIESPNDASLVALVEAADGVRVLLTADIGGGGLARLLERVDPALLRVDVLELPHHGADDEHARRLVALADARVVIQSAGPARVRQDPWREARGDGLWLVTGRDGAIHVRSRAGLEVAAMRRGELEVPDP; encoded by the coding sequence GTGGACCTGCCGCACTCCGACGAATTGCCCCGCGTCGATACGCGGCCGCGGACGCGGGCGGCGTGGACCCTTGCGGCGTGCATAGCGGGCATATTGGCGTCTTCGGCGTGGCCTTCCTTCATCGGCAGCGCCACGCCCGAAGCGCTCTTCGGGGCGGTGGTGTGCCTCGCCGGACTCGGGCTTCTTGGCGGCCGGCGGACCGCCGCCGCCGCGCTGCTCGCCGCAGCGCTCATGCTCACCGCGGGGCGGGCGACGCTCGAGCACCATCCGCCCCGCGACCATGTGCTGCACCACGCCGCGGCGCTGCCCATCGACGATGCCGGCCGGCAGCGGGCCCTCGTGGGGCTGACGGCCCGCGTGCGTTCGGCCCCGGCGGACCCGGACGCGGCGACGCCATCGTGGGAGCGGGGCGTATTCGCCGGCGACCGCACCGCCATCGAGGTCGAGGCCGAGGCGATCGATCTCGGCGACGGATGGACCACGGCGTCCGGCGGCGTGCGGCTGCGCGTCGATGACGCGGTTGATGCCGCGCCGAACTGGCTGACACCCGGCTCGCGGCTCGAGGTCGTCGGCTGGCTGCACGCGCCGGTCGGCCCGCGGAACCCCGGCGACCGCGAGTCCTGGCGGATCGACGCCGCCACGCTGCACACCGACGACTGGGAGCTGCTGGCCGAAGCGTCCGGCGGGACCTGGTGGGCGCGCGCGCGGGGCTGGCTGGCGCGGGTGCGCTGGCGTGTGCAGTCCGGCGGCCGATCGCTGCTGGGCGTGCGGGCCGACGACGCCGATCCCGCGAGCGGGCTGCTGGCGGCGCTGGTGCTGGGCCAGCGCGACGCGGGCTTTGAGGAGGCCTACAGGCCGTTCCGTCGCGTCGGTCTGGCGCACCTGCTGGCGATCTCCGGGCTGCACCTGGCGATCCTGGCGGGGGCGGCGGCGTGGCTGCTGCGGACGTTCGTGCCGGGCTGGCGCGTGCACGCCGCGGGCGTGGCGGTCGCGGTGGGGCTACTGCTGGTGCTCGTGCCGGCGCGGACGCCCATCGTCCGGGCGGGCATCATGGTGCTCGCGCTGCTCGCCGCCCGGGCGCTGGGGCGGCGGCACGATCCGCTGGCGGTGCTGGCGTGGACGGCGACCGCCATACTGCTGTTCGATCCCCCGCAGCTCTTCGATCTCGGGTTCCAGCTGAGCTTCGGGCTCGTCGCGGCGCTCATCGCGCTGGCGCCTCGGGCGCACGCCACCCTCTTCGGCGAGCGATCGCCGGTGCGGGGCGTGCTGCACGCGCCGGCGCCCCTGTGGCGGAGCGGCGTGCGGGTGGCGGCGGGATCGGTCGCGCGACTGGCGAGCGCGACGGCCCTGTGCTGGCTGCTGTCGGCGCCGGCCATCGCGCTGCACACCGGCCTGCTCAGCCCCTGGACGGTGCCGGCGACCATCGTCGCGACGCCCATGATCGCGGTGCTGCTGGTGGCCTCGTACGCCGCCATCGCAATCGCCGCCGTCGCGCCGCCCGTGGCCGGGGCGCTGCGGCTGCCCCTACTCGCGCTCGCCGACGCCTGCAACGCCGTCGTGGGCTGGTTCGATGCGCTGCCCGCGTCGGCCGTCGCGCTCCCGCGTATCAGCACAGCGCTGGCGATCACGGCGACCGGGACGGCGATCGTGGTCGTCGTCCGCGGCCGACGCGTGCGGTGGAACCACGGGCTCGCGGTGCTGCTGGTCGCGGCTTGGGCCTGGACGGAACTCGCGCGGCCGTTCGAGCAAGCTGGGCAGCTCGATGTCCACACGCTCGCGGTCGGCGACGGCACGGCCCACCTGCTCTCAAGCGATGGTGAGGACGTGCTGTGGGACTGCGGCTCGATCGGCGGCGGCGCGGGCGCCACGACCGTTCGCGCCGTGCGAGCACTGGGCCTGGGCCGCGTGGACGCCGCGGTGCTCACGCACGCCAACCTCGACCACGCCAACGGCCTACCCAGAGCAATGCGAGAGCTGGGCATCGCGACGCTGTTCACCACGCCGCAGGCCGCCGAGCACACGCGGCGGGGTGGGGCCATGGACGACATCTTCGACGAGTTGGCGGAGCTGGGCGTCCAGATCCGCACCGTCGCCGCGGGCGATCGCTTCCAGGTCGGGTCCGCCACGGCCACCGTGCTCTGGCCGCCGGTGGACGCGCGGATCGAATCGCCCAACGACGCGTCGCTCGTGGCGCTCGTCGAGGCCGCCGACGGCGTGCGGGTGCTGCTGACGGCCGACATCGGCGGCGGCGGCCTGGCGCGACTGCTGGAGCGCGTCGACCCGGCGCTCCTCCGCGTCGACGTGCTCGAGCTGCCCCACCACGGCGCCGACGACGAGCACGCGAGGCGGCTGGTCGCGCTGGCCGACGCCCGGGTGGTCATCCAGTCCGCGGGGCCGGCACGGGTGCGGCAGGATCCCTGGCGGGAGGCGCGCGGCGACGGGCTCTGGCTGGTGACGGGCCGCGATGGCGCGATCCACGTCCGCTCGCGCGCCGGGCTCGAAGTGGCCGCGATGCGTCGCGGCGAGCTGGAGGTGCCCGATCCCTAG
- a CDS encoding prepilin-type N-terminal cleavage/methylation domain-containing protein, giving the protein MPPHARRRAFSLIELLVVIVVIALIVAIILPALGGARNTARKASTAAQLAAISGAAQQFENDNQRAPGLFTARQMGDMDNEDRGFTVMENIMLDLAGGVVEPSGPALGGQSDTIVEVGPTSDATVLVDLDLIGTTQAGGGYYTPDAGRFVPQDGIESGTQFTTSVENHTRLPDVVDAFGTPVLAWQADRTAIQPVEEVEDFVRISSPTSASEPPARFYWASNAGFLRSEELGKQRKDITFRTATSEHSVIAEDVTESQRLEHLMVLLGAPTIPSGDTPPNVFPSAPRGQLLFHSAGRDAVYLGSKDKGGRTAQTADGLVFWRSFYGDSGDRLVDGEGQVESIDLLDQFDDIIQTAGN; this is encoded by the coding sequence ATGCCGCCACACGCACGCCGCCGCGCGTTCTCGCTGATCGAGTTGCTCGTGGTGATCGTCGTCATCGCGCTCATCGTGGCGATCATCCTGCCCGCGCTGGGCGGGGCCCGAAACACCGCGCGCAAGGCGTCCACCGCGGCGCAGCTCGCGGCCATCTCGGGCGCGGCCCAGCAATTCGAGAACGACAATCAGCGGGCCCCGGGGCTGTTCACGGCTCGGCAGATGGGCGACATGGACAACGAGGACCGCGGCTTCACCGTGATGGAGAACATCATGCTGGATCTGGCCGGTGGCGTCGTCGAGCCCAGCGGCCCGGCGCTCGGCGGCCAGAGCGACACCATCGTCGAGGTCGGCCCCACCAGCGACGCCACGGTCCTGGTCGATCTCGATCTCATCGGCACCACCCAGGCGGGTGGCGGCTACTACACCCCCGACGCGGGGCGATTCGTGCCGCAGGACGGCATCGAGTCTGGTACGCAGTTCACCACGTCGGTCGAGAACCACACGAGGCTGCCCGACGTGGTCGACGCCTTCGGCACCCCGGTGTTGGCCTGGCAGGCCGACCGCACCGCCATCCAGCCGGTCGAGGAGGTCGAGGACTTCGTGAGGATCTCCTCGCCCACGTCCGCCTCGGAACCTCCGGCACGATTCTACTGGGCGTCCAACGCGGGCTTCCTGAGATCCGAGGAGCTCGGCAAGCAGCGCAAGGACATCACCTTCCGCACGGCGACCAGCGAGCACAGCGTCATCGCCGAAGACGTGACCGAGAGCCAGCGGCTCGAGCACCTGATGGTGCTGCTCGGAGCACCGACGATCCCCTCGGGCGACACGCCGCCCAACGTGTTCCCCTCCGCGCCGCGGGGCCAGCTGCTGTTCCACTCGGCCGGCCGCGACGCGGTGTACCTGGGCTCCAAGGACAAGGGCGGCCGCACCGCCCAGACCGCCGACGGGCTGGTCTTCTGGCGTTCTTTCTACGGCGACTCGGGCGACCGGCTCGTGGACGGGGAAGGCCAGGTCGAGTCGATCGATCTGCTCGACCAGTTCGACGACATCATCCAGACGGCCGGCAACTGA
- the rfbB gene encoding dTDP-glucose 4,6-dehydratase produces MPERTFTHLLITGGAGFIGSNFVRFVMEHRSGVRITNLDALTYSGNLENLAGVEESDDYRFARGDINDLEMVRGLLAECDAVVNFAAESHVDRSIQDASPFITSNVAGAQTLLQACREAWPDEGRVGRFLQVGTDEVYGSLPLDDPSVLFTESTPLDPSSPYSASKAAADMLAMAFQRTFGMDVVVTRCSNNYGRYQFPEKVIPLFVTNLMQGEQVPLYGDGKNVRDWLHVDDHCEAILAVLEGGRSGEVYNIGGNNERSNLELTHAILDIMGLGEDRIRYVPDRLGHDRRYAIDASKIKAELGWEPSRSAWPEGLEGTVRWYREHEDWWRRVRSGAYRDYYEKTYGATTR; encoded by the coding sequence ATGCCTGAGCGAACCTTCACGCACCTGCTGATCACGGGCGGCGCGGGCTTCATCGGCTCCAACTTCGTGCGATTCGTGATGGAGCACCGCTCCGGCGTGCGCATCACGAATCTCGACGCGCTGACCTACTCGGGCAATCTGGAAAACCTCGCGGGTGTCGAGGAGAGCGACGACTACCGATTCGCCAGGGGCGACATCAACGACCTCGAGATGGTGCGCGGACTGCTCGCGGAGTGCGACGCCGTCGTCAACTTCGCGGCCGAGAGCCACGTCGATCGCTCGATCCAGGACGCCTCGCCGTTCATCACGTCGAACGTCGCCGGCGCGCAGACGCTGCTGCAGGCCTGCAGGGAGGCCTGGCCCGACGAGGGACGGGTGGGCCGCTTCCTGCAGGTCGGCACCGACGAGGTGTACGGCTCGCTGCCGCTCGACGATCCGAGTGTGCTCTTCACCGAGTCGACGCCGCTCGATCCATCGAGCCCGTACAGCGCGAGCAAGGCGGCCGCTGACATGCTGGCGATGGCCTTCCAGCGGACCTTCGGCATGGACGTGGTCGTCACGCGGTGCAGCAACAACTACGGCCGCTACCAATTCCCCGAGAAGGTCATCCCGCTGTTCGTGACCAACCTGATGCAGGGCGAGCAGGTGCCGCTCTACGGCGACGGCAAGAACGTGCGGGATTGGCTGCACGTGGACGACCATTGCGAGGCCATCCTGGCCGTGCTCGAGGGCGGCCGCAGCGGCGAGGTCTACAACATCGGCGGCAACAACGAGCGGAGCAACCTCGAGCTCACGCACGCCATCCTGGACATCATGGGGCTGGGCGAGGACCGCATCCGCTACGTGCCCGATCGCCTGGGCCACGACCGCCGTTACGCGATCGACGCGAGCAAGATCAAGGCCGAACTCGGCTGGGAGCCCAGCCGCAGCGCCTGGCCCGAGGGCCTCGAGGGCACCGTGCGCTGGTACCGCGAGCACGAGGACTGGTGGCGCCGCGTGCGGAGCGGCGCGTACCGCGACTACTACGAGAAGACGTACGGCGCGACGACGCGGTAG